A stretch of Streptococcus chenjunshii DNA encodes these proteins:
- a CDS encoding zinc-binding dehydrogenase, which produces MSIPKKMKAVLKSAPGFDHMSLEEIDVPEVKGDRVLMKVAYTGICGTDIHTYKGEYKNAVTPLVLGHEFSGQVVAVGEEVTKVKVGDRVTSETTFDTCGTCTYCKEKKYNLCEKRSGIGTKAFGSMANYVLTREESVHILPDNVSYKLAAMSEPLASCVHAMYQLTPLDFHDTILIIGPGPMGLLSLQIAKEIGAFTIVSGVTKDADRLQIAKELGADIVVNTQEEDLAQIIREVTDGVGVDKVYDCSGAIPAVNAALPLIRKGGVLQQVGLFAKDLNELDERTIIQHEILYQGSRSQNPYDWPIAIHLEGKGAIDEEKMVTAVFDLEHWRDAFEAMMAGKELKVLIASNPGELD; this is translated from the coding sequence ATGAGTATTCCTAAAAAAATGAAGGCTGTTTTAAAATCAGCACCCGGTTTTGATCATATGTCTTTGGAAGAGATTGATGTTCCTGAGGTAAAAGGGGACCGTGTGTTGATGAAAGTGGCCTATACAGGTATCTGCGGAACAGACATTCACACCTATAAAGGGGAATATAAAAATGCTGTTACGCCTTTGGTTTTAGGACATGAATTCTCAGGACAGGTAGTAGCTGTCGGAGAAGAGGTCACAAAAGTCAAAGTAGGAGACCGTGTAACCAGTGAGACAACCTTTGATACCTGCGGGACCTGTACTTACTGTAAAGAGAAAAAGTATAACTTGTGTGAAAAGCGGTCGGGAATTGGGACAAAAGCCTTTGGAAGCATGGCCAATTATGTTTTGACACGGGAGGAAAGTGTCCATATCCTTCCGGATAATGTCAGCTACAAACTGGCTGCTATGTCTGAACCTCTAGCTTCCTGTGTGCATGCCATGTATCAGCTGACACCGCTTGATTTTCACGATACTATCCTGATTATCGGACCTGGGCCAATGGGGCTGCTGTCTCTGCAGATTGCCAAAGAAATCGGCGCCTTTACTATTGTCTCAGGGGTGACTAAAGATGCAGACAGGCTGCAGATTGCAAAAGAATTAGGGGCAGATATTGTCGTTAATACACAGGAAGAAGACTTGGCGCAAATTATAAGAGAGGTAACTGATGGCGTGGGTGTGGATAAGGTTTATGACTGTTCCGGTGCTATCCCAGCAGTCAATGCAGCTCTCCCTTTGATTCGCAAAGGAGGGGTCCTGCAGCAAGTTGGGCTGTTCGCTAAAGACTTGAACGAGCTGGATGAAAGAACCATTATTCAGCATGAAATTCTGTATCAGGGATCGCGTTCACAGAACCCGTATGACTGGCCCATAGCCATTCATTTGGAAGGCAAAGGGGCTATCGATGAAGAAAAAATGGTGACTGCTGTCTTTGATTTGGAACATTGGCGCGATGCTTTTGAGGCGATGATGGCCGGTAAAGAACTGAAAGTTTTGATTGCCTCCAATCCCGGAGAGTTAGACTAA
- a CDS encoding PTS galactitol transporter subunit IIC yields MDTLTTVVQGILNMGSSVVLPIIIFTLAVIFRVPIRNAITSGLTVGIGMLGISLVLGLLSDNVGPAAQAMVERFGLELTIVDAGWPAVAAATWAQPIAAVMIPVILAVNLIMLAFNWTKTLNIDIWNYWHMSAAAATGYIVTKSFFWGIVCGIGYTVIVQIIADKTAPYVQDYYGLEGVSITTGSAQGYALLGIPIAWAVSKIPGIGKLDVEPETIQKRFGIFGEPMIMGIIIGGAMAILGGYDITRILQTAMAMGAVMFILPRMVKILMEGLIPIQEAAQATLQKRYADREIFLGMDAALATGSPAALSTGLLMVPITLLIAVLLPGNRVLPFADLATIPFFAALVVPTRKGNILHSVIALTVVITFALWMATDYAPVLTQMAEGVIKFPKGASQISNFDTGGNLLNWIFLKLSELINSVF; encoded by the coding sequence ATGGATACGTTAACAACTGTTGTTCAAGGTATTTTGAATATGGGATCAAGCGTAGTGCTTCCGATAATCATTTTTACCTTAGCTGTTATTTTTCGGGTGCCTATCCGAAATGCTATCACGTCAGGCTTAACTGTAGGGATAGGGATGCTGGGAATTAGTCTGGTATTAGGGCTTTTGTCCGATAATGTCGGTCCTGCAGCTCAGGCTATGGTTGAGCGGTTTGGTTTAGAGCTGACAATTGTAGATGCGGGCTGGCCAGCTGTTGCGGCAGCGACATGGGCCCAGCCGATTGCAGCAGTCATGATACCGGTTATCTTAGCAGTGAATCTTATTATGCTGGCTTTTAACTGGACCAAAACACTTAATATTGATATCTGGAATTATTGGCATATGAGTGCGGCAGCTGCGACCGGTTATATTGTAACTAAAAGCTTTTTCTGGGGTATTGTCTGCGGTATCGGCTATACTGTCATTGTCCAGATTATTGCAGACAAAACAGCTCCTTATGTTCAGGACTATTATGGGCTTGAAGGGGTTTCGATAACAACCGGCTCAGCTCAGGGCTATGCGCTTCTTGGGATACCGATTGCTTGGGCAGTAAGCAAGATTCCCGGTATTGGAAAACTGGATGTCGAACCTGAGACGATTCAAAAACGCTTTGGTATTTTTGGAGAGCCGATGATTATGGGGATTATCATCGGTGGTGCTATGGCTATTTTAGGCGGTTATGATATCACAAGAATTCTGCAGACAGCCATGGCTATGGGAGCAGTCATGTTTATTCTGCCTCGTATGGTCAAGATTCTGATGGAAGGCCTTATTCCGATTCAGGAAGCCGCTCAGGCTACGCTTCAAAAACGTTATGCCGATCGTGAAATTTTCTTAGGGATGGATGCAGCACTGGCAACCGGCTCACCTGCTGCATTGTCAACGGGGCTCCTGATGGTTCCCATTACTCTCTTGATTGCTGTTTTGCTTCCAGGGAACCGCGTCCTGCCTTTTGCTGACTTAGCGACTATTCCATTTTTCGCTGCTTTGGTTGTGCCTACACGAAAGGGTAACATTTTACACTCTGTTATTGCTTTGACAGTCGTGATTACCTTTGCTCTGTGGATGGCAACAGACTATGCGCCTGTACTTACCCAAATGGCAGAAGGTGTCATTAAATTTCCTAAGGGGGCTTCGCAAATTTCCAATTTTGATACAGGCGGGAACTTATTGAACTGGATTTTCCTGAAGCTGTCAGAATTGATTAACTCCGTTTTTTAA